In Malus sylvestris chromosome 16, drMalSylv7.2, whole genome shotgun sequence, the following are encoded in one genomic region:
- the LOC126609084 gene encoding uncharacterized protein LOC126609084 — translation MAEVKVVQAAFHRMAVRPCIDEFLRLDPAKLALYPNGNKKKNVKDFISVYLEMAGVKSLRAGWEVYVDLRVFLLDQNTGSYLVLQDPNIKQKCFHGAMPDAGIDKLISLKEFTDASNGYLVNDDCVVGAEVFICSEKRAAKAEFLSKSYYSFTYKHFWNVENFSKLDAILDSEPFTVGNKKWKIVLHPKGDSNGKCTHISLVLALADPETLPPCSKTCVEISLRIVYRMNRKTNHCQKVRPARAIL, via the exons ATGGCGGAGGTGAAGGTTGTGCAGGCAGCATTCCATAGAATGGCCGTAAGACCCTGTATTGACGAATTTTTGAGGCTAGATCCTGC GAAACTGGCGCTCTACCCAAAtggaaacaagaagaagaatgtgaaagactTCATCTCTGTCTACTTGGAAATGGCTGGAGTAAAATCACTTCGGGCTGGTTGGGAAGTATATGTTGATTTGAGAGTGTTTTTGCTTGATCAGAATACGGGATCGTACTTGGTTCTCCaag ATCCTAATATAAAGCAAAAGTGCTTTCATGGGGCGATGCCTGATGCCGGTATTGATAAACTCATCTCACTGAAAGAATTTACTGATGCTTCCAATGGCTATCTGGTAAATGACGACTGCGTGGTTGGAGCTGAGGTCTTCATTTGTTCAGAAAAAAGAGCAGCCAAGGCAGAGTTTCTATCAAAGAGCTATTATTCTTTTACGTACAAGCATTTTTGGAACGTTGAGAACTTTTCGAAGTTAGATGCCATACTCGACTCAGAACCATTCACTGTTGGAAACAAGAAATG GAAGATAGTGCTCCATCCTAAGGGAGACTCGAACGGAAAATGTACTCATATTTCTCTTGTCTTAGCATTGGCTGATCCAGAAACCCTCCCTCCTTGTTCGAAAACGTGTGTGGAGATTTCCCTGCGCATTGTCTATCGAATGAATCGCAAGACTAATCATTGTCAAAAAG TAAGGCCGGCAAGGGCGATTTTGTAA